A single genomic interval of Bacillus sp. es.036 harbors:
- a CDS encoding heavy-metal-associated domain-containing protein, whose amino-acid sequence MNEMTVSVTGMKGEECIQKIEAALLSLNGIERALADLKEETVTIMFDEEALDEATIMQTIEEAGYQPA is encoded by the coding sequence ATGAATGAAATGACTGTATCCGTAACAGGAATGAAGGGCGAAGAATGTATCCAGAAAATCGAAGCTGCCCTCCTTTCTTTAAACGGCATTGAACGGGCTTTAGCTGATCTGAAAGAAGAAACGGTCACGATTATGTTTGATGAAGAAGCCTTAGACGAAGCAACAATCATGCAAACAATTGAAGAAGCGGGCTATCAACCTGCCTAA
- a CDS encoding DUF6254 family protein, translating to MSQSKGQRERQFRKRKEAQNPHGKIKSLEQLSNETPNKP from the coding sequence ATGAGTCAGTCTAAAGGACAACGAGAAAGACAATTCCGCAAAAGAAAAGAAGCACAAAATCCACATGGTAAAATTAAATCATTGGAGCAGCTTTCGAACGAAACTCCGAATAAACCTTAG
- a CDS encoding polysaccharide deacetylase family protein: MITVKQTSLILIFFVLMGCQAHQAGSLSLLDESNVKRPVPSFLVDNRKEQLIAKYENKTPTEFGENVLGVYTHFSSSKKEIALTFDACGGSHGNDVDEALIAFLKENKLPSTLFINSRWIDQNTALFQELARDPLFQIENHGTHHKPLSVNGQSAWGISGTASVKEVIEEMKENQNKIEELTGKKPTLFRSGTAYYDDVAVQIAQDLGVQIVNYTILGDAGATYNAQQVNDALLQAQSGDIALLHMNQPTSGTAEGVEKAIPVLQKKGYTFVQLHSQNLQ, from the coding sequence ATGATAACCGTAAAACAAACTAGTCTAATCCTTATTTTCTTCGTCCTAATGGGTTGTCAGGCCCATCAAGCTGGTAGCCTCTCTCTTCTTGATGAATCGAATGTGAAAAGACCTGTTCCTTCTTTTTTAGTTGATAATAGAAAGGAACAGCTAATTGCAAAATACGAAAACAAAACCCCAACTGAATTTGGTGAAAATGTGTTAGGAGTCTACACTCATTTTAGTTCATCCAAAAAGGAAATCGCCTTAACATTTGATGCTTGTGGTGGGTCACATGGGAATGATGTTGATGAGGCATTGATCGCATTTTTAAAAGAAAACAAGCTGCCTTCCACCCTATTTATTAACAGTAGATGGATTGATCAAAACACTGCTTTGTTCCAAGAACTTGCTCGTGACCCGCTCTTTCAAATTGAAAATCACGGCACGCACCACAAACCTCTTTCTGTGAACGGGCAGTCAGCCTGGGGTATCTCAGGGACAGCATCGGTAAAAGAAGTGATTGAAGAAATGAAAGAAAACCAAAACAAAATTGAAGAACTAACTGGTAAGAAACCGACACTTTTCCGTTCAGGAACAGCTTACTATGATGACGTAGCCGTCCAAATTGCTCAAGACCTTGGTGTTCAAATTGTGAATTACACTATACTTGGAGACGCCGGTGCAACTTATAACGCCCAACAGGTGAACGATGCTCTGCTGCAGGCACAATCGGGCGATATTGCTCTTCTTCATATGAATCAACCGACTAGCGGCACAGCAGAAGGAGTTGAAAAAGCGATACCCGTTTTACAGAAAAAGGGGTATACATTTGTTCAACTTCACTCCCAAAATTTGCAGTGA
- a CDS encoding NCS2 family permease produces MKTKINFDFQAHDTSLKKEILAGITSFFTIVYIAAVNASILADAGIPFEAGMIATVLTSVVGCLLIGFYANAPIILVPGMGVNAFFTYTMVESMGLSWEVALASVFVAGILFAITAFTPLSGVLSKAIPRSLKEAITVGIGLFLTFIGLQKGGIVVSSDSTFVALGNLGSAHVIATLATLALAAFLLIRNVKGHFLISMLAGTALAWSLGLIETGQQSSFSFSSYGSVFAAMSFDDILMLPFWIATFSMAMILVFENMGLLTGLLPDQRKFTKSYQANAISAISSGLFGTSPTVSTVESASGISAGGRTGLTAITTGLLFLTSLFFIPIFKIIPDSAIAPVLIIIGGLMITSIQNISLQDFSEGFPAFLIIVMIPLTYSIVDGIAFGFIAYPFLKIALGKGKEVPVPMYIIASLFFINFFLHTI; encoded by the coding sequence GTGAAAACGAAAATTAATTTTGATTTTCAGGCTCACGATACTTCACTGAAGAAAGAAATTCTTGCCGGCATTACATCATTTTTTACGATTGTTTATATTGCAGCGGTTAACGCGTCAATCCTTGCTGATGCAGGAATTCCTTTCGAAGCAGGAATGATTGCAACAGTCCTGACGTCAGTGGTCGGCTGCCTGTTAATTGGTTTTTATGCAAATGCACCAATTATCCTCGTTCCGGGGATGGGTGTAAATGCGTTCTTTACGTATACAATGGTTGAATCAATGGGATTAAGCTGGGAGGTGGCACTCGCTTCTGTCTTTGTTGCAGGAATATTATTTGCGATAACAGCATTTACACCGCTCTCTGGTGTTCTTTCAAAAGCAATCCCGCGTTCATTAAAAGAAGCGATTACCGTCGGAATTGGTTTATTTCTTACATTCATCGGTTTACAAAAAGGCGGGATTGTCGTTTCCAGCGATTCCACATTTGTGGCACTTGGAAACCTTGGGTCCGCTCATGTGATTGCTACTCTCGCCACGCTAGCATTAGCTGCCTTTCTCCTCATTCGAAATGTGAAAGGCCACTTTCTTATCAGTATGTTAGCTGGGACTGCACTCGCCTGGTCACTCGGTCTAATTGAGACAGGTCAACAAAGTAGCTTTTCATTCTCATCATACGGATCGGTATTTGCTGCTATGTCTTTCGATGACATTCTGATGCTGCCTTTCTGGATCGCAACGTTCTCCATGGCGATGATTCTTGTCTTTGAGAATATGGGTTTGTTAACCGGTTTACTGCCAGATCAGCGGAAGTTTACTAAGTCATATCAAGCAAATGCGATCTCAGCCATATCATCTGGCCTTTTCGGTACGAGTCCAACCGTTTCGACAGTTGAAAGTGCTTCAGGGATTTCAGCTGGTGGTCGAACAGGACTTACTGCCATTACAACAGGGTTATTGTTCTTAACATCACTATTCTTTATCCCTATTTTCAAAATCATACCAGACTCGGCGATTGCGCCAGTTCTGATCATTATTGGTGGTCTGATGATTACATCCATTCAAAACATTTCCCTACAAGATTTTTCTGAAGGGTTTCCTGCCTTTTTAATTATCGTCATGATTCCGCTCACCTACAGCATTGTTGACGGTATTGCATTTGGCTTTATTGCATACCCATTTCTAAAAATCGCTTTAGGGAAAGGAAAAGAAGTTCCTGTACCGATGTACATTATCGCAAGCCTCTTCTTTATAAACTTTTTCTTACACACCATCTAA
- a CDS encoding purine/pyrimidine permease, with protein sequence MRNTLSALQWAIFMIAGSIVAPVAIASLFHLDPAMAAGFVQRTMFVLGVAGILQATLGHRLPINEGPAGLWWGVFVLYAGLSSTLFGSEIETLQALELAMIASGIIFILLSAFGLVEKLSRLFTPVVTGIYLLLLVAQLSGSFLNGMMGVGYLKEGIDLRIAGLSLLLVFVSIWFSRSMPAMIQQYSILIILIFGWVLFAVLGLAKPVVLPEGGFIQLPEVFAFGYPAWDSGMIITAFLVTLLLLTNMIASIRVVEEVLNKLSNTKPMGRYRQAGFISGINQLLGGVFSAVGSVPISGAAGFILTTGLKRKLPFILGSGLIIIISLFPALMAFFAALPEPVGYAVIFIVFVNMVGIAFNEFKKDDSEGKPFIIGISFMVGIGTMFIPPEAFQQAPPIAASILNNGLILGSITAILTEQILYKKH encoded by the coding sequence ATGCGTAATACGTTATCCGCCCTTCAGTGGGCCATCTTTATGATAGCAGGTTCCATCGTGGCACCTGTTGCCATTGCGAGCTTGTTCCATTTAGACCCTGCAATGGCAGCAGGATTTGTTCAGAGAACGATGTTTGTTCTAGGTGTTGCTGGAATCTTGCAGGCGACGCTCGGTCACCGACTACCGATTAATGAAGGGCCTGCAGGATTATGGTGGGGAGTATTTGTTCTTTATGCAGGGTTAAGTTCTACGTTGTTTGGATCTGAAATAGAGACACTTCAAGCGCTCGAACTCGCAATGATCGCAAGCGGGATCATTTTTATTCTACTGAGCGCATTTGGTTTAGTGGAGAAGCTATCTCGTCTTTTTACGCCAGTTGTAACAGGGATTTATCTTCTGCTTCTTGTCGCTCAGTTAAGTGGATCCTTTCTTAACGGCATGATGGGAGTCGGCTACCTAAAAGAGGGCATTGACCTTCGTATTGCAGGGCTATCTCTTCTTCTTGTATTTGTTTCCATATGGTTTTCGAGATCGATGCCTGCGATGATTCAGCAATATAGTATCCTTATTATTTTAATATTCGGTTGGGTTTTATTTGCAGTTCTTGGGTTAGCGAAGCCAGTCGTTCTTCCAGAAGGAGGATTCATTCAATTGCCAGAGGTATTCGCGTTTGGGTATCCAGCCTGGGATTCTGGCATGATTATAACAGCGTTTCTTGTCACGCTTCTACTTCTTACGAATATGATCGCAAGCATTCGTGTTGTAGAAGAAGTGTTAAACAAGCTATCAAACACAAAGCCTATGGGGCGATACAGACAGGCAGGATTCATTTCCGGGATCAATCAATTACTAGGAGGCGTATTTTCAGCGGTAGGGAGTGTTCCAATCTCAGGGGCCGCAGGTTTTATTTTAACTACAGGGCTTAAACGAAAGCTTCCTTTTATTTTAGGTAGTGGACTGATCATCATTATTAGCTTATTCCCAGCTTTGATGGCATTCTTTGCAGCATTACCTGAACCGGTTGGCTATGCTGTTATTTTTATCGTGTTCGTAAACATGGTAGGAATTGCGTTTAACGAGTTTAAAAAGGATGATTCAGAGGGAAAACCATTTATAATAGGCATTTCCTTTATGGTTGGAATTGGTACGATGTTTATTCCACCAGAAGCTTTTCAACAAGCCCCACCAATTGCGGCTTCGATTTTGAATAACGGTCTTATACTTGGTTCGATTACCGCGATTTTGACAGAGCAAATTCTTTATAAGAAGCATTAA
- a CDS encoding universal stress protein translates to MKKYNKILVAFDGSDLSVKALNEAIAMAKENEAMEIDVVTALNPTAQISSAVVYASILNELRKEAVDLLKGISEKLDVQLPNHKVKTMVLEGNPGNEIVKYADDHDRDLIIMGSRGLNGLREWFLGSVSHAVLQRSHCPVLIIK, encoded by the coding sequence ATGAAAAAATATAATAAAATCCTTGTTGCGTTTGATGGATCTGATTTAAGTGTTAAGGCATTAAATGAAGCGATTGCTATGGCAAAAGAAAATGAAGCTATGGAAATTGATGTAGTTACTGCACTAAATCCTACTGCGCAAATTAGCTCAGCTGTTGTGTATGCAAGTATCCTTAATGAGCTTAGAAAAGAAGCAGTTGATCTGTTAAAAGGCATTAGTGAAAAACTCGATGTTCAGCTACCGAATCATAAAGTGAAAACAATGGTACTAGAAGGTAACCCTGGAAACGAAATTGTAAAATATGCAGATGATCATGACCGCGATCTTATAATTATGGGAAGCAGAGGGTTGAATGGCTTAAGAGAGTGGTTTCTTGGAAGCGTCAGTCATGCCGTGCTTCAGAGGTCTCATTGTCCTGTCCTTATTATTAAATAA
- the rpiA gene encoding ribose-5-phosphate isomerase RpiA, whose amino-acid sequence MNEKQLAGTKAASYIQDGMIVGLGTGSTVYWTILEIGRMVKEGLNITGVATSKSTEKLAQEQGIPLSSLEDVSTIDLTIDGADELTEDLTLIKGGGGALLREKIIAYHSTHMIVVADSSKYVKKLGTFPLPVEITQFGYLKTVNAIQNLGCEANLRKENGSLFITDNGNFIVDCLFDEISFPTTLHDHLNQLPGVVENGIFIGYAAKAIIGQDNTITYVEN is encoded by the coding sequence GTGAATGAAAAACAACTTGCCGGTACAAAAGCAGCATCTTATATTCAAGACGGTATGATTGTTGGACTTGGAACAGGAAGTACCGTTTATTGGACGATTCTTGAAATTGGTAGAATGGTGAAAGAAGGCTTGAACATTACAGGAGTTGCCACATCTAAAAGTACAGAAAAGCTTGCACAAGAACAAGGCATTCCACTTTCATCACTAGAGGACGTTTCTACCATTGATTTAACGATTGATGGGGCAGATGAACTAACGGAAGATTTAACCCTTATAAAAGGGGGAGGTGGCGCACTGCTTCGAGAAAAAATCATCGCTTATCATTCCACGCACATGATTGTCGTTGCTGATTCCAGTAAGTATGTAAAAAAACTGGGGACATTCCCTCTTCCTGTTGAGATCACGCAGTTTGGTTATTTAAAAACGGTAAACGCCATTCAAAATTTGGGTTGTGAAGCAAACCTTCGTAAAGAGAATGGTTCCCTTTTTATAACAGACAACGGGAACTTTATTGTGGATTGTTTATTTGATGAAATTAGCTTCCCTACTACTTTACATGATCACCTTAATCAACTTCCAGGAGTCGTTGAAAATGGGATATTTATTGGTTATGCAGCGAAAGCGATCATCGGCCAAGACAATACCATTACATATGTTGAAAATTAA
- the gndA gene encoding NADP-dependent phosphogluconate dehydrogenase, with amino-acid sequence MSKQQIGVIGLAVMGKNLAMNIESRGYSVSVYNRSEEKTKEMMSEVEGRNFQDTYSIEEFVQSLETPRKILLMVKAGMPTDATIDQLLPHLDKDDIIIDGGNAFFKDTQKRSEDLKEKGIRFIGTGVSGGEEGALNGPSIMPGGQPDAFSEVEDIFKAIAANVDGDPCTTYIGPDGAGHYVKMVHNGIEYGDMQLIGEAYYMMKNVLGLSTDELHEVFKEWNKGELDSYLIEITADIFTKKDPETGKALVDVILDTAGQKGTGKWTSQSALDLGVPLSIITESVFSRFISAMKEERVKASKILAGPNVPAFDGNKEELIEKIRKALYLSKICSYAQGFAQMRSASDEYDWNLDYGSIAMIFRGGCIIRAGFLQNIKEAYDREPSLTNLLLDPYFKEIVESYQSAARDIVSLAVQRGIPVPGLASAIAYYDSYRSETLPANLLQAQRDYFGAHTYQRIDREGVFHTEWLD; translated from the coding sequence ATGTCAAAACAACAAATTGGTGTAATTGGGTTAGCCGTTATGGGGAAAAACCTTGCGATGAATATCGAAAGCCGCGGCTATTCCGTTTCAGTGTACAATCGCTCGGAAGAAAAAACGAAAGAAATGATGTCTGAAGTTGAAGGACGAAACTTTCAGGATACATACAGCATTGAAGAGTTCGTTCAATCACTTGAAACACCTAGAAAAATCTTGCTAATGGTTAAAGCAGGTATGCCAACAGATGCAACGATTGATCAGCTTCTTCCACATCTTGATAAAGATGATATTATCATTGACGGCGGGAATGCGTTCTTTAAAGACACCCAGAAGCGTAGCGAAGATTTGAAAGAAAAAGGTATTCGCTTTATTGGTACTGGTGTTTCAGGTGGAGAAGAAGGCGCATTAAACGGTCCTTCAATTATGCCTGGTGGACAACCGGATGCATTTAGTGAAGTTGAAGATATCTTTAAAGCAATCGCTGCAAACGTTGATGGTGATCCTTGTACAACTTACATTGGTCCAGACGGCGCTGGTCACTATGTAAAAATGGTGCATAACGGCATTGAATATGGTGACATGCAGTTAATCGGCGAAGCTTATTACATGATGAAGAACGTGCTTGGTCTTTCGACTGATGAGCTTCACGAAGTATTTAAAGAATGGAATAAAGGTGAACTTGATAGCTACCTAATTGAAATCACAGCAGATATCTTTACGAAGAAAGATCCTGAAACAGGCAAAGCACTTGTTGATGTGATTCTTGATACAGCTGGGCAGAAAGGTACTGGTAAATGGACAAGCCAGAGTGCCCTAGACCTTGGTGTACCACTTTCAATCATTACGGAATCTGTTTTCTCTCGCTTTATTTCAGCAATGAAGGAAGAGCGTGTAAAAGCAAGCAAAATTCTTGCAGGTCCTAATGTACCAGCATTTGATGGTAATAAAGAAGAGCTAATCGAGAAAATCCGCAAAGCACTATATTTAAGTAAAATCTGTTCATACGCTCAAGGCTTCGCTCAAATGCGCTCGGCTTCAGATGAGTATGATTGGAATCTTGATTACGGTTCGATCGCAATGATTTTCCGTGGTGGCTGCATTATTCGTGCAGGTTTCCTTCAAAACATTAAAGAAGCATATGACCGTGAGCCTAGCTTAACAAACCTTCTTTTAGATCCTTACTTCAAAGAGATCGTTGAATCTTACCAAAGCGCAGCTCGTGATATCGTATCACTTGCTGTACAGCGCGGAATTCCGGTTCCTGGTCTTGCAAGTGCAATTGCTTATTATGATAGCTATCGTAGCGAAACATTGCCAGCAAACCTTCTACAAGCACAGCGCGACTACTTTGGCGCTCATACGTATCAACGTATTGACCGCGAAGGTGTATTCCACACAGAATGGCTTGATTAA
- a CDS encoding cyclase family protein, whose protein sequence is MKMYDVSAPIFNGMAVYKNKEEKQPEINTKTNGHVTESRLSLDVHTGTHVDAPLHMMNDGATFESINQEDLVGKAKVIDVTDVKGAISDKDIEAEDIQEGDFILFKSQNSFEEEFNFDFVFVGEDAARYLAERNIRGVGVDGLGIERSQPEHPTHRSLFEKDVIIMEGLRLKDVAAGEYFMVAAPLKLQGTDASPARVLLFEGLKEA, encoded by the coding sequence ATGAAAATGTATGATGTAAGTGCACCAATTTTTAATGGAATGGCTGTTTATAAGAACAAAGAAGAAAAACAACCTGAAATCAACACGAAGACAAATGGACATGTAACAGAGTCTCGTCTTTCTCTCGACGTACATACGGGCACTCACGTAGATGCACCGCTTCATATGATGAATGATGGAGCAACGTTTGAATCGATTAATCAAGAAGATCTTGTTGGAAAAGCGAAAGTAATTGACGTTACAGATGTCAAAGGCGCGATCTCTGATAAAGATATTGAAGCGGAAGACATTCAAGAAGGCGACTTCATTCTTTTCAAATCTCAAAACTCTTTTGAAGAAGAATTTAATTTTGACTTTGTTTTCGTAGGTGAAGACGCTGCACGCTATCTTGCAGAACGAAACATTCGCGGAGTTGGCGTAGACGGCCTTGGTATCGAACGTAGCCAGCCTGAGCACCCTACACACCGCTCTTTATTCGAGAAGGATGTTATCATCATGGAGGGCTTACGCCTAAAAGACGTGGCAGCTGGAGAATACTTCATGGTTGCTGCACCTTTAAAACTTCAGGGAACAGATGCATCACCTGCTCGCGTTTTATTGTTTGAAGGATTAAAAGAAGCATAA
- the zwf gene encoding glucose-6-phosphate dehydrogenase: MNQPSKQASVIVIFGATGDLAKRKLFPSLYNLYCKGVLAEDFAVVGVARRQLTNEEFRSNVHDSVIHTACMDKDDKHEEFSSHFFYQPFDVTKKESYQELNELTQSLDEKFNIPGNRIFYMAMAPEFFGTIALNLDSEGLTNGDGFNRLVIEKPFGHNFPSAQKLNDEIRQVFSEDEVYRIDHYLGKEMVQNIEAIRFANSMFEPLWNSRHISNIQITSSETVGVETRGGYYEKSGALRDMVQNHVLQMVSLLAMEPPVSLSTEEIRGEKVKVLRALRAVKPEEVNDYFVRGQYKQGEVDGEILPGYREEDNVDEESNTETFVAAKLMIDNFRWAGVPFYIRTGKRMTNKSTKILVEFKDLPMNLYKNESGKLGPNILVIHIQPEEGITLHLNAKDTGDMRKTTPIQLTFNNHQENNMNSPEAYERLLHDVMRGDATNFARWDEVALSWQFIDPISVTWANEKEKEFPNYPAGSMGPKAADELLEKDNLHWWPLPKE; this comes from the coding sequence ATGAATCAACCATCAAAACAGGCTTCTGTTATCGTTATATTCGGTGCAACAGGAGATCTTGCCAAACGCAAGCTATTCCCATCACTGTATAACCTCTATTGTAAAGGTGTACTTGCTGAGGATTTCGCTGTAGTGGGAGTAGCAAGAAGACAGCTTACTAATGAAGAATTCCGTTCAAACGTTCATGATTCTGTTATACATACAGCATGCATGGATAAAGATGACAAACACGAGGAATTTAGCAGTCATTTCTTCTACCAACCATTTGATGTTACAAAGAAAGAATCTTACCAGGAATTAAATGAATTAACACAATCACTCGATGAGAAGTTTAATATTCCAGGAAATCGTATTTTTTATATGGCGATGGCTCCGGAATTCTTTGGAACAATTGCACTCAATCTAGATTCTGAAGGATTAACAAATGGAGACGGCTTTAATCGTCTTGTTATTGAAAAACCTTTTGGACATAATTTCCCATCAGCTCAAAAGCTGAATGATGAAATTCGTCAAGTCTTTTCTGAAGACGAAGTTTATCGTATCGATCACTACTTAGGAAAAGAAATGGTGCAAAATATCGAAGCGATTCGTTTCGCCAATTCGATGTTTGAACCACTATGGAACAGTCGACACATATCAAATATCCAAATTACCTCTAGCGAAACGGTCGGTGTTGAAACACGTGGAGGATATTATGAAAAGTCTGGTGCCCTCCGTGACATGGTCCAAAACCATGTTCTTCAAATGGTTTCCCTTCTAGCAATGGAACCGCCTGTTAGCCTTTCAACAGAAGAGATTCGCGGTGAGAAGGTGAAAGTACTTCGCGCGCTTCGTGCTGTTAAACCGGAAGAAGTAAACGACTATTTCGTTCGCGGACAATACAAGCAAGGCGAAGTAGATGGAGAAATATTACCAGGCTATCGCGAAGAAGATAATGTCGATGAAGAATCAAATACGGAAACATTTGTTGCGGCGAAACTGATGATTGATAATTTCCGCTGGGCAGGTGTGCCGTTCTATATTCGCACCGGTAAACGTATGACAAATAAGTCAACTAAAATACTGGTTGAGTTTAAAGACTTGCCAATGAATCTTTATAAAAATGAAAGTGGTAAACTTGGACCGAATATTCTCGTGATTCACATTCAACCTGAAGAAGGCATTACCCTTCACTTAAATGCGAAGGATACAGGAGATATGCGTAAAACAACGCCAATACAGTTAACCTTCAATAACCATCAAGAAAACAATATGAACTCACCAGAAGCGTATGAACGCCTCCTACACGACGTGATGCGCGGTGATGCTACGAACTTTGCACGTTGGGATGAAGTCGCTCTCTCATGGCAGTTCATTGACCCGATTTCAGTTACATGGGCAAATGAGAAGGAAAAAGAATTCCCGAACTATCCAGCAGGTTCAATGGGACCTAAAGCTGCAGATGAGCTTCTAGAAAAAGACAACCTGCACTGGTGGCCATTACCTAAAGAGTAA
- a CDS encoding DUF420 domain-containing protein, which produces MSDVKQRNYTPWIVGLSIAVNVLVVILFFLPEYSGEVGFDITLLPLLNAVFNSFTFVFLVAALIFIKQKNIKLHKRFIFAAFTTTALFLVSYVTYHGLSESTSFGGEGLIRSVYFFILISHIILAAAIVPLALITVTRGLNMQVAKHRKIARWTMPIWLYVSMTGVVVYLMISPYY; this is translated from the coding sequence ATGAGTGATGTAAAACAACGTAATTATACACCATGGATCGTCGGGCTTTCCATTGCAGTTAACGTGCTCGTTGTTATCCTGTTTTTCTTACCCGAATATAGCGGTGAGGTAGGCTTCGATATTACACTTTTGCCTTTACTTAACGCAGTTTTTAATAGCTTTACTTTTGTTTTCTTAGTAGCTGCGCTGATCTTTATTAAGCAAAAGAATATTAAGTTGCACAAACGCTTTATTTTTGCCGCTTTTACGACGACAGCATTATTTTTAGTTTCTTACGTAACGTATCACGGGTTGTCTGAATCAACTTCTTTTGGAGGAGAAGGACTGATTCGATCCGTCTATTTCTTTATTTTGATTTCACATATTATCCTTGCGGCTGCGATTGTTCCTCTTGCTTTAATCACAGTTACACGAGGTCTTAATATGCAAGTTGCAAAACATAGGAAAATTGCAAGATGGACGATGCCGATCTGGTTGTATGTGAGCATGACAGGTGTTGTCGTTTATTTGATGATTTCTCCGTACTATTGA
- the deoD gene encoding purine-nucleoside phosphorylase, translating into MSVHIGAKQGDIAETILLPGDPLRAKYIAETFLEDVVCYNEVRGMLGYTGTYKGERISVQGTGMGVPSISIYVNELIQSYGVKNLIRVGTCGALKKEVKVRDVILAMSATSDSGVNRLQFNGMDFAPTADFNLLKNAYDAAAEKEMSVHVGNVFTSDSFYRDNPEIFQQLADYQVLGVEMETSALYTIAAKYGVNALTVLTVSDHIVTGEETTSEERQTTFKEMMIIALEAALKQK; encoded by the coding sequence ATGAGTGTTCATATTGGTGCGAAACAAGGAGATATTGCGGAAACGATTTTATTACCCGGAGATCCGCTTCGTGCGAAGTACATTGCAGAAACGTTCTTAGAAGACGTTGTCTGCTATAACGAAGTAAGAGGAATGCTTGGATACACTGGTACATATAAAGGGGAACGAATTTCTGTTCAGGGAACCGGCATGGGCGTGCCGTCAATTTCAATCTACGTGAATGAGCTTATTCAAAGCTATGGCGTAAAGAATTTGATTCGAGTTGGCACATGTGGCGCGTTGAAGAAAGAAGTGAAAGTAAGAGACGTTATTCTTGCGATGAGTGCTACTTCTGATTCTGGTGTAAACCGTCTTCAATTTAATGGCATGGACTTTGCCCCAACCGCTGATTTTAACCTTCTAAAAAATGCTTATGATGCTGCAGCCGAAAAGGAAATGAGTGTTCATGTAGGGAATGTGTTTACAAGTGATTCCTTCTATCGTGACAACCCGGAAATTTTCCAACAGCTTGCTGACTATCAAGTGCTAGGTGTTGAAATGGAAACTTCCGCTCTTTATACGATCGCAGCAAAATACGGCGTGAATGCACTGACCGTACTGACTGTTAGTGATCATATTGTAACGGGTGAAGAAACGACTTCTGAAGAGCGTCAAACAACGTTTAAAGAAATGATGATTATTGCTCTAGAAGCGGCTTTAAAACAAAAGTAA
- a CDS encoding NAD(P)-dependent oxidoreductase, with amino-acid sequence MNVFILGATGRVGSKVLTQALRDHHNVSVLVRSPEKLSIKDGVTIVEGDVLNEDDVMKASEGADVMISALGTDKTTTLSESTPILLSVMKKQGIKRIVTVGTAGILNSRTDPGVYRFESSESKRKTTRAAKEHLAVYEMLNKSSMEWTIICPTYLPEGEARGHYRIEEDYLPEEGKEISTGDTANYVYQELIERNHIAKRVGIAY; translated from the coding sequence ATGAATGTATTCATTTTAGGGGCTACTGGCCGGGTTGGTAGCAAAGTATTAACACAAGCTCTTAGAGATCACCATAACGTATCTGTTCTTGTACGATCACCAGAAAAGCTTTCAATTAAAGATGGCGTAACAATAGTTGAAGGTGATGTGTTAAATGAAGATGACGTGATGAAAGCAAGCGAAGGCGCCGACGTGATGATCAGTGCACTTGGAACAGATAAAACAACAACGCTATCCGAGAGCACACCGATTCTGCTAAGCGTCATGAAGAAGCAGGGAATAAAGCGCATCGTTACAGTTGGTACAGCAGGTATACTAAACAGTCGTACCGATCCTGGCGTTTATCGTTTTGAGTCATCCGAATCAAAACGTAAAACAACCCGAGCAGCAAAAGAGCACCTCGCTGTCTACGAGATGCTGAATAAAAGCAGTATGGAGTGGACCATTATATGCCCAACCTACTTACCAGAAGGAGAGGCTCGTGGTCATTACCGGATTGAAGAAGATTATCTTCCTGAAGAAGGAAAAGAAATTTCAACTGGAGACACGGCTAATTATGTGTATCAAGAACTCATTGAAAGGAATCATATCGCAAAACGGGTTGGGATCGCTTATTAA